In Antennarius striatus isolate MH-2024 chromosome 10, ASM4005453v1, whole genome shotgun sequence, one DNA window encodes the following:
- the LOC137602945 gene encoding heparan sulfate glucosamine 3-O-sulfotransferase 1-like yields MGGVTKLQIFTVMAILMAAFLFGLLIFTIQSPSLLLNPMADKRSFSRQTSSPHENRTTSYQQLPDAIIIGVAKAGTYALLQMLSLHSGVAAAQREVHFFDWEENYEMGYPWYVRQMPQAFPGQLTVEKTARYFVSTQVPERIHQMNPDIKLLLIVREPTERVLSAYTHNFYKNIPKHVTTIPIMDFLLIDGQLNLENNALNYSLYYFHIQNWLKFFPLESIHIVDGDELTRNPWQELKEVERFLELEPQINASFFVFNKQKGFYCLKKNGKEVCLNDKKGRAHPFVEPAVLQKLYQYYHEPNKRFFQLVGRTFNWK; encoded by the coding sequence ATGGGTGGTGTCACAAAGCTGCAAATCTTTACGGTCATGGCCATCCTCATGGCAGCCTTTCTCTTTGGTCTGCTGATTTTTACTATCCAGTCTCCTTCCCTTCTCCTCAATCCCATGGCTGATAAGAGATCATTTTCACGTCAAACTTCATCGCCCCATGAGAACAGGACCACCAGTTACCAGCAGCTACCTGATGCTATAATTATTGGAGTGGCAAAGGCAGGGACATATGCACTGCTACAAATGCTCAGTCTTCACAGTGGAGTGGCAGCAGCTCAGAGGGAGGTGCACTTCTTTGACTGGGAGGAGAACTATGAGATGGGCTACCCTTGGTATGTCAGGCAAATGCCCCAAGCCTTCCCTGGTCAGCTGACAGTAGAAAAAACTGCAAGATATTTTGTCAGTACACAAGTCCCTGAACGCATCCATCAGATGAATCCTGACATCAAGCTGCTACTTATCGTCAGAGAACCAACAGAACGGGTGTTGTCGGCGTACACCCATAATTTTTACAAGAACATCCCAAAACACGTGACCACCATACCCATCATGGACTTTCTGCTGATTGATGGTCAGCTCAATCTGGAAAACAATGCTCTCAATTACAGCTTGTActattttcacattcaaaattGGCTCAAATTCTTCCCACTTGAAAGCATTCACATTGTGGATGGGGATGAGTTGACCAGGAACCCTTGGCAGGAGCTGAAAGAGGTGGAGAGATTTTTAGAGCTGGAACCTCAAATAAATGCTTCATTTTTTGTCTTCAATAAACAAAAAGGATTCTACTGTTTGAAGAAAAATGGGAAAGAAGTGTGTTTAAACGATAAAAAAGGGAGGGCTCACCCTTTCGTGGAGCCTGCCGTTCTCCAGAAACTCTACCAGTACTATCATGAACCCAACAAGAGGTTTTTTCAGCTTGTAGGCCGTACATTCAACTGGAAATGA